The window TGACACATAGAAGTGCAAGCAGCAAACATAATGAACGCCTAGAGTTTTTAGGGGATTCAATTTTAAGTTTTGTGATTGCGAATGACCTGTATCACCGTTTTCCAAAAGTGGATGAAGGGGATATGAGCCGGATGCGTGCAACACTCGTACGCGGAAACACACTGGCAGAAATTGCCCGTGAGTTTGAACTAGGTGAATGTTTACGTTTAGGTCCCGGTGAATTAAAAAGCGGTGGATTTCGTCGAGAGTCTATTCTTGCGGATACAGTGGAAGCATTGATTGGTGGTATTTTTCTCGACAGTGATATCCAGACGATTGAAAAAATAATTTTAGATTGGTATCAAAGTCGATTAATTGAAATTAGTCCGGGTGATAAACAAAAGGACCCGAAAACACGGTTACAAGAATATCTGCAAGGACGCCATTTACCATTACCGAACTATTTAGTTGTTCAAGTAAAAGGTGAGGCTCATGATCAAGAATTTACGATCCACTGTCAGGTGAGTGGCATAGAACAGCCTATTCATGGTGTTGGTTCAAGTCGTCGTAAAGCAGAACAAGCCGCAGCAGAACAAGCATTGAAAATTTTGGAGCTTGAATGAGTGAATTACAATCCCACTGTGGTTTTGTTGCCATAGTTGGACGGCCAAATGTCGGTAAATCGACATTATTAAATCAATTACTGGGGCAAAAAGTCTCGATTACCTCGAGAAAGCCACAGACGACTCGCCATCGTATTATGGGGATCCATACAGAAGATAATTATCAAATTATCTATGTTGATACCCCAGGGTTACATATTGAAGAAAAACGTGCGATTAACCGTTTAATGAATCGTGCTGCATCAAGTTCTATCGGTGATGTTGAATTGGTTATTTTTGTCGTTGAAGGGACTAACTGGACCGCTGACGATGAAATGGTTCTAACTAAGCTATCTAGTTTGCGTTGCCCTGTAATTTTAGCAATCAATAAAATCGATAACGTGGTTGATAAGACGGTTTTATTGCCACATATTGGCATGATCAGTCAAAAAATGAATTTCTTGGATGTTGTACCAATCAGTGCAGAAAAAGGCACTGGGGTGGATACTATTGCTAAAATTGTGAAGCAACATATTCCTGAAGCAACACATCATTTCCCTGAAGACTATATTACAGATCGTTCCCAACGTTTTATGGCATCTGAAATAATTCGTGAGAAGTTAATGCGCTTTTTGGGGGATGAATTGCCTTACTCAGTGACTGTTGAAATTGAGCAATTTAAGGTCACTGAAGCAGGTATTTACCATATCAATGGGCTAATTCTTGTGGAGCGTGAAGGCCAGAAGAAAATGGTCATTGGCAACAAAGGTAGTAAACTGAAAACCATCGGTACTGAAGCCCGTATCGATATGGAAAGAATGTTTGATAACAAAGTTCACTTAGAGCTTTGGGTCAAAGTTAAATCAGGCTGGGCAGATGATGAAAGAGCATTGCGTAGCCTAGGTTATGTTGATGATCTAAAATAGTAGGTGGCGGCGTGAGTGGTTGGCAACGTGCGTTTGTACTCCATTCAAGGCCTTACAGTGAAACAAGCTTATTGCTTGATTTTTTCACTGAAGGTGAAGGGAAAATTCGTTTACTGGCTAAAGGTGCTCGCCGCAACCGCTCTCCCTTAAGAGGCTGTTTACAGCCTTTCACACCTTTGTTAATCCGGTGGAGTGGCAAAGGTGAAATCAAAACCTTAATTAATGCAGATCCTGTTTCATTAGCGCTTCCTCTAAGTGGAACCGTCCTTTATAGCGGTCTGTACCTTAATGAACTGACTGCACGTGTTCTGGAATTTGGTACGCCTTATTCCGCCCTGTTTTTTGATTATCTTTCCTGTTTGCAGGTTCTTGCTGCAAGTGAGCGAACCCCTGAATTTGCTTTGCGTCAGTTTGAACTCGCGCTGTTATCCTCTCTTGGTTATGGTGTGGATTTTTTGCATTGTGCTGGTAGTGGTGAACCCGTTTCTGACACAATGACCTACCGGTATCGTGAAGAAAAAGGTTTTATTGGTAGCTTAGTGGTTGACCAGCTAAGTTTTACAGGCAAACAACTAAAAGCACTTGCAAACCGTGAGTTCCCAGATATTGATACCCTAAAAGCGGCTAAACGATTTACTCGTATAGCGCTAAAACCTTATTTAGGCGGTAAACCATTAAAAAGTAGAGAATTATTTCGGCAATTTACTTTTTCTCCTACTGCTTCAAACAAACCAAAGGAATAGGTATTATTGCTTCTGGTTATGTATTGGTTTTGTGGATTTGTTTGCATTTTCATTTTTATATACTCCTTTTTTACGACTCTGAGTTTTGTTTACGTTGTACCTGATCTTATGTGGCTAACCGATTAAATTTAGCGGCCCACGATAAGGTTTACGAAGCGCTTCGCAAAAATTTTTCCTTTTCATGCAATAACAGACTTGTTTTGGAATTCTCCTCGAATGATGTGAGATTTATTCCCCGAAACTTGAAAATTACAGTAGGATAGAGAAATTACAGTATTGGTTACCGTTTTATTGAAGGGAGTACAAAATGGCTGAGATTTTATTAGGCGTTAATATTGACCACATTGCGACAGTAAGAAATGCAAGAGGAACACAATATCCTGACCCTGTACAGGCTGCATTTGTTGCAGAGCAAGCGGGTGCTGATGGTATCACGATACATTTACGTGAAGATCGTCGTCATATTACCGATAGGGATGTTGCGCTACTTAATGAAACAATACAAACACGCATGAATCTTGAGATGGCTGTGACAGATGAAATGGTTGATATTGCCTGCCGCATTAAGCCCGCGTTTTGTTGCCTCGTCCCTGAAAAACGTGAAGAAGTGACGACTGAAGGTGGCCTAGATGTTGCTGGGCAAAAAATAAAAGTAGCGGAAGCTGTAAAACGCTTAACTGAGGCGGGTATTTTAGTGTCGTTGTTTATTGATGCTGACCATGCACAGATCGATGCTGCACAAGAGTGTGGTGCACCATTTATTGAGATCCACACAGGAGCATATGCGGATGCTAAAACAGAGCAAGAGCAAGAGTTAGAGTTTCGCCGTATTCGTGATGGTGTGGCTTATGCAGCGAGTAAAGGCATTAAAGTGAATGCAGGGCATGGGTTGACTTACCATAATGTTCAGCGCATTGCACAATTACCTGAAATTTATGAGTTAAACATTGGGCATGCTATCATTGGTCGAGCACTATTTAGTGGGTTGGCACAAGCCGTTGCTGATATGAAAAAAATTATGTTAGAAGCACGTAAATAATGGCGATAGTTGGGTTAGGAACAGACATCGTTGAAATAACGCGTATTGAATCCGTTATTGAACGAACAGGAGATAGCTTAGCAAAGCGAATTTTGACTGAAAAAGAATTTTTGCAATATCAACAGCAAGCAAAACCTGCTCGTTTTTTAGCAAAACGCTTTGCAGTTAAAGAAGCCGCAGCCAAAGCATTAGGAACAGGGATCCGTAATGGCCTTGCGTTCAACCAGTTTGAAGTGACCAATGATGAATTAGGAAAGCCTTTATTGCATCTAAAGGATGAAGCGTTAAAGCTTGCGAAAAGCTTAAATGCGACCTGCTTCCATGTTTCTATCACAGATGAACGGCATTATGCATCAGCGACGGTGATTATTGAACGCCTTGATGATTGACTCAAGCTGCTACAGTGTTGTATTGGCTGCCAGTGTACTATCTGGCAGCATTGAGAAAATAAATCGCGGTAAGGGGCATTTAAATTTTGTCTGCATGGTGGATAGCGACAAATTTATCCCACAGTTGTTCTTCGGTTTCAATGTGCTGCGGATCAGTGATAATCGTATTCGTGATAGGGCATACTGACTGGCAAGTCGGTTTATCGTAGTGCCCAACACACTCGGTACATAATGTTGAGTCAATTTCATAAATTTCTGCGCCCATAAAAATTGCATCGTTAGGGCATTCAGGTTCACACATATCACAATTGATACATTTTTTAGTAATTAATAGTGCCATTTTTATCAGTCAAATATGTTTTCATATAATTTTATTAGTGCTAATTCTACACTGAATTTTATAAATTAAATAGGTAATTATGATACAAATTGTTAGCTATTAGACAAAGGAAGGATGTTAATAATATGTTTTTAAATTTACCAAAATTTGATGGTTTAATTGTATTTTCTTGGAGGATTTAAGCCTGGTTATTGAATTTTAAATAAGAGCCTAAATAAGACCCTTATTTAAATTATTTTTAACGAGGTGTAAATAATATTATACTATAGTATAGTTATGAATTCTCCAACGTTTATCCTTCTCTGATTGGCTGTATATATGTATAAGCCCATTAGCGACATATAAGGTTGCTGACTGAATGGTATCTCCAACAGCAAAGTCATCAACATAGACTAATTGTATGCCAGCTTTATCGTCAATTTGGTATAGTTCAACGATTTTATCATTTAAATTGTAACCGTATAAATATTGCTTATTTTGTGTAACGTCGTAAAAGGCTTGAATATTACTCAAATAGCTTCGTAATCTTCCTTTTTGTACCGGGGCATTGGCTTCAATTTTACCAGTGTCTGTCATACTATAAACAATATAGCTTGTGTCTTTTGAATGGCCCAAAAAATAAGTGCGTTTAGCGGCGCTAAATATCATCGTTGTTGGATAAAATTCGTCAAAAGAGCTGTCTTGTATTAACTTTCTAATAATAGCCATATATGATTCCTATTAGTATATAAAATATAGATAACGAAATTCGGAATTAATAATATTTAAATAAATTAAGTTTAAAAATAACCTTTATTATTAGTTTATTTCATATGTATAAATAAAAAAGAAACAATAAATAGAATAGATATTCACAAAGATAGAAAGTTATGATAGTAATAATGAAAAACATAAAGGAACGCAAACATGTTCGAAAATCTCGGAGTTCTTAACTTCTGGACTTACCTCGCAGGGCTTATTTTTATTATTATTGTGCCAGGACCTAATTCGATTTATGTGCTCAAAACCAGTACTTCCAGTGGTGCTCGGTTTGGCTATCGAGCTGCGTTAGGGGTATTTACAGGTGATGCCATATTGGTTTTTTTATCTTTTATTGGTGTCGCGTCAGTGATCAAAGCTTCACCAACGCTTTTTATGATTGTTCGCTATCTTGGTGCGGCATATCTTTTATATCTCGGTTGTAAAATTTTATATAGCACATTGAAACGCAAGTCACAGGCTGAGGGGGAAGGCGCTACAGTCAGCTTAAAGTCTGAAAATCATTTTTTTCGTGCTTTAGCGTTAAGCCTGACAAATCCGAAAGCAATTTTGTTTTATATTTCGTTTTTTATTCAGTTTGTTGACTTTAACTACGAGAATGCGTGGGTA of the Providencia rettgeri genome contains:
- the rnc gene encoding ribonuclease III, which encodes MNPSLVERLQRKLGYQFKQNDLLIQALTHRSASSKHNERLEFLGDSILSFVIANDLYHRFPKVDEGDMSRMRATLVRGNTLAEIAREFELGECLRLGPGELKSGGFRRESILADTVEALIGGIFLDSDIQTIEKIILDWYQSRLIEISPGDKQKDPKTRLQEYLQGRHLPLPNYLVVQVKGEAHDQEFTIHCQVSGIEQPIHGVGSSRRKAEQAAAEQALKILELE
- a CDS encoding XRE family transcriptional regulator, whose protein sequence is MAIIRKLIQDSSFDEFYPTTMIFSAAKRTYFLGHSKDTSYIVYSMTDTGKIEANAPVQKGRLRSYLSNIQAFYDVTQNKQYLYGYNLNDKIVELYQIDDKAGIQLVYVDDFAVGDTIQSATLYVANGLIHIYSQSEKDKRWRIHNYTIV
- the pdxJ gene encoding pyridoxine 5'-phosphate synthase: MAEILLGVNIDHIATVRNARGTQYPDPVQAAFVAEQAGADGITIHLREDRRHITDRDVALLNETIQTRMNLEMAVTDEMVDIACRIKPAFCCLVPEKREEVTTEGGLDVAGQKIKVAEAVKRLTEAGILVSLFIDADHAQIDAAQECGAPFIEIHTGAYADAKTEQEQELEFRRIRDGVAYAASKGIKVNAGHGLTYHNVQRIAQLPEIYELNIGHAIIGRALFSGLAQAVADMKKIMLEARK
- the era gene encoding GTPase Era — its product is MSELQSHCGFVAIVGRPNVGKSTLLNQLLGQKVSITSRKPQTTRHRIMGIHTEDNYQIIYVDTPGLHIEEKRAINRLMNRAASSSIGDVELVIFVVEGTNWTADDEMVLTKLSSLRCPVILAINKIDNVVDKTVLLPHIGMISQKMNFLDVVPISAEKGTGVDTIAKIVKQHIPEATHHFPEDYITDRSQRFMASEIIREKLMRFLGDELPYSVTVEIEQFKVTEAGIYHINGLILVEREGQKKMVIGNKGSKLKTIGTEARIDMERMFDNKVHLELWVKVKSGWADDERALRSLGYVDDLK
- the acpS gene encoding holo-ACP synthase produces the protein MAIVGLGTDIVEITRIESVIERTGDSLAKRILTEKEFLQYQQQAKPARFLAKRFAVKEAAAKALGTGIRNGLAFNQFEVTNDELGKPLLHLKDEALKLAKSLNATCFHVSITDERHYASATVIIERLDD
- a CDS encoding YfhL family 4Fe-4S dicluster ferredoxin; amino-acid sequence: MALLITKKCINCDMCEPECPNDAIFMGAEIYEIDSTLCTECVGHYDKPTCQSVCPITNTIITDPQHIETEEQLWDKFVAIHHADKI
- the leuE gene encoding leucine efflux protein LeuE — translated: MFENLGVLNFWTYLAGLIFIIIVPGPNSIYVLKTSTSSGARFGYRAALGVFTGDAILVFLSFIGVASVIKASPTLFMIVRYLGAAYLLYLGCKILYSTLKRKSQAEGEGATVSLKSENHFFRALALSLTNPKAILFYISFFIQFVDFNYENAWVPYLVLATILELVSFLYLSVLIFSGYLIAKFLREKKILAKLGNCTVGAFFMGFAAKLALSN
- the recO gene encoding DNA repair protein RecO, whose translation is MSGWQRAFVLHSRPYSETSLLLDFFTEGEGKIRLLAKGARRNRSPLRGCLQPFTPLLIRWSGKGEIKTLINADPVSLALPLSGTVLYSGLYLNELTARVLEFGTPYSALFFDYLSCLQVLAASERTPEFALRQFELALLSSLGYGVDFLHCAGSGEPVSDTMTYRYREEKGFIGSLVVDQLSFTGKQLKALANREFPDIDTLKAAKRFTRIALKPYLGGKPLKSRELFRQFTFSPTASNKPKE